From the Prochlorococcus marinus str. AS9601 genome, the window TTGCTGAAATCTCTACTAAAGCTGCTATCCCATCTGGATTAATTGTTGAAATCGCTGACGCCAAGACTTCCTCTGAGACAATATTTATTAATGACTCATCAAATTTTTTGCTTAGATTTTGATTCTTTCTTAGCCATTTTTCAGTAACTAAAATCTTAGAAGGATTTTTTCCAGACTTCAGCAATTCTTCAATGAGATGTGTACCCTCTATGCAAAAAAAGTCTTGATCTTTTGGAGATGATCCTCTTTTAAATGATCTAAATCTTTTAACTAGATTATTGTTTTTACTAGTTATTTTTAAAAAAGTATTTTCTATGAGTATTTTGAAAAATTTGTTATCAACTATATTTTAATTACATAAATATTTTGAACAATTATTTATTAAATTTTTATTTCCCAAAAAATCAAAAAATACATTTTCACTTTTAATTAATATTCATGACGTTACATAGGGTGGACTTAATAATATTAGTTTGTCATGATGAATCTAATAAATTAAGTCTTAATGATTTGCGGAAGCAAAACGAAGTCATATCTTAAATCGCAAAATTTAAAGATTCTTGGCCAAGGCAAGTTAAATGGAATAGTTGAAATAAGTGGTGCTAAGAATTCCGCCTTAGTTTTATTAGCCTCATCATTGCTAACTAATGAAAAAATAATTCTTGAAAATGTACCTTTTCTCACTGATATTGAAAAGATGGGGAATATCCTAAAGAATCTAGGAGTGAATTTAGTTCGTAAAAACAACCAACTAGAAATAGATCCAACAACTATTTCGATTAAAGAACTTCCATATGAACTTGTTAAAGGATTAAGAGCTAGTTTCTTTTGTATAGGTGCACTATTAACTAAATTTGGAGAAGCTCAAGTACCGTTACCAGGTGGATGCAACATTGGTTCAAGGCCAATAGAAGAGCACATTAATGGATTAATCGCACTAGGAGCAGAAATTATTATTGAAAAGGGAATTGTAAAGGCAAAAATAAGGGGGAACAAAAATAGACTTCATGGCACTCATATTAAATTAAATTGTCCAAGTGTAGGTGCGACTGAAACTTTAATTATGGCAGCATCTTTAGCCAAAGGAAGAACTACTATTGAAAATGCTGCTAGAGAGCCTGAAGTTCAAGATTTATGCCAAATGCTTAATAAAATGGGGGCAAAAATTTATGACTCCGGTAAAGAAACAATCATTATTGATGGTGTTAATAAGCTTGGCGGATGTACCCATAAAGTAATTCCAGACCGAATAGAAGCTGGGACTTTTCTAATTGCTGCTGCTGCAACTTCCTCTTCAATAACAATTTCTCCAGTAATCCCTCATCATCTTGAAGCTGTCACTAATAAGCTTCAAGAGAGTGGGAGTAAAATTACGATTAAAGGTAATTCTATTTCTATCAAGAGTAAAGAGATTAAAGGAGTAGATATTGAAACAGCTCCTTTCCCAGGCTTTCCTACTGATTTGCAGGCACCATTTACAACTCTAATGACAATCGCAAATGGTGAATCAAAGATAACTGAAACAATTTTCGAAAACAGAATGAATCATATTTATCTACTTAATGAAATGGGCGCCAGTATAAAACTAAACAAAAACGTAGCTCACATCAAAGGTGTTAAAACAATTAATGGGATGAATCTAGTTGGCTCAGATTTAAGGTCATCAGCTGCATTAATAATTGCAGGAATCATCGCAAAAGGTAGTAGTAATTTCTATGGATTAGAACATCTTGATAGAGGTTATGAAAATTTTGAATTAAAACTAAAAAATTTAGGTGTAAAAATAATTAGAGAGATCAGTAAAAATACTTTTGAGGAGAATGGATATAAAATTGAATCTAAATCTGAGAATCTTTCAAAACTCGGAGCAGCCTAACCTTTTCCAAATATGTTTTTAAAACTAAGGGAATTGATTTAAACGTAAGCAATATTAATTAGTGAAATACAACCCAAAAATAATATAAACAAAACTAGAAAGCGATTAGACCAAATTTTATTTAAACCATTAAAATTGAATTCGTTCATACCCAAGTTCCGCTATTAGATCCGAATGTTGTGAGTATAGTTACCGCAACAAAAAGATAAGGTACAAATTTAAAGGATAATTTTTTAGCTTGAGTTTTAGACATTTGCTTTTTTTTATTAAATATAACACAATATTACTAATCATGAAGCTATATCCTCTAAAAAAAGACTTTTAATCGCATTTAATCACAAAAATGTATCATAAATGTTTAAATTTCCTTTTTTACCTCATTTCTTGTCAGCAAATGCAATAAATATAATTCTAAGTTTTTATCGGAAAGATTAACTATTAACAAACGTTATCTTGATCATTGTTCCTTGACCAAAACAATAGTCAACAAGTTGATTTTTGTTATAATAAAAAAGTTCATTTTTTCAAAAGCCTTGGGAGCGTGGTGGAATTGGTAGACGCACCGCACTCAAAATGCGGCACCTTCGGGTATGTCGGTTCAAGTCCGACCGCTCCCACTTTGATGAATACCTATAGTCGATTCGATATATCTTTCAAAAAAGGAAAAGGTTGTTGGTTATGGGACAAATCAGGTAAAAAGTATCTTGATGCAGTCGCTGGTATAGCGACTTGCAGTCTTGGACATAGCGATAGAGTTTTAAGAAGAAGGCTATCAAGTCAACTAAAAAAGATTCAGCACATTTCCAATCTCTACAACATTGAAGAACAAGAACAATTAAGCAGAACTTTAACGAATATGAGTTGTGCCAAAAGCGTCTTCTTCTGCAACAGTGGTGCAGAAGCAAATGAATCAGCAATTAAATTAATTAAAAAATATGGTAATACAACAAATAAAGGTAAAGAATCAATTATTCTCGCAGCAGAATCTAGCTTTCATGGAAGAACGCTGGCAGCCTTGAGTGCTACTGGACAGCCCAAATACCAAAAAGGTTTCGAACCAATGATTCAAGGGTTCAAATTTTTTAAATTTAACAATTTTGATTCTGTAAAAAAATTATTTGAAGAGTGTGAAAATAATGACCAAAAGATTTCCGGCGTTTTAGTTGAACCAATACAAGGAGAAGGTGGCGTAATTCCAGGAAGTAAAATATTTTTCAAAGGCCTTAGAGATATATGTAATAGACATAATTCTCTTCTAATTTTAGATGAGGTCCAAAGTGGAGTA encodes:
- the murA gene encoding UDP-N-acetylglucosamine 1-carboxyvinyltransferase is translated as MICGSKTKSYLKSQNLKILGQGKLNGIVEISGAKNSALVLLASSLLTNEKIILENVPFLTDIEKMGNILKNLGVNLVRKNNQLEIDPTTISIKELPYELVKGLRASFFCIGALLTKFGEAQVPLPGGCNIGSRPIEEHINGLIALGAEIIIEKGIVKAKIRGNKNRLHGTHIKLNCPSVGATETLIMAASLAKGRTTIENAAREPEVQDLCQMLNKMGAKIYDSGKETIIIDGVNKLGGCTHKVIPDRIEAGTFLIAAAATSSSITISPVIPHHLEAVTNKLQESGSKITIKGNSISIKSKEIKGVDIETAPFPGFPTDLQAPFTTLMTIANGESKITETIFENRMNHIYLLNEMGASIKLNKNVAHIKGVKTINGMNLVGSDLRSSAALIIAGIIAKGSSNFYGLEHLDRGYENFELKLKNLGVKIIREISKNTFEENGYKIESKSENLSKLGAA
- a CDS encoding aspartate aminotransferase family protein, with protein sequence MNTYSRFDISFKKGKGCWLWDKSGKKYLDAVAGIATCSLGHSDRVLRRRLSSQLKKIQHISNLYNIEEQEQLSRTLTNMSCAKSVFFCNSGAEANESAIKLIKKYGNTTNKGKESIILAAESSFHGRTLAALSATGQPKYQKGFEPMIQGFKFFKFNNFDSVKKLFEECENNDQKISGVLVEPIQGEGGVIPGSKIFFKGLRDICNRHNSLLILDEVQSGVGRTGKMWGYENLGIEPDGFTLAKGLGGGHAIGALLVKEKANIFTPGDHASTFGGNPFACKAALTVLEEINRRNLINNVYLRGEQLSAGFEELSKKFPNIISEKRGLGLIQGLVINDDYAEAKKITLKAFDKGLLVVPAGGNVVRIVPPLVISRREINILLNKLNSIFEEL